Proteins encoded within one genomic window of Synechococcus sp. PCC 7335:
- the proC gene encoding pyrroline-5-carboxylate reductase, with protein sequence MSVRLGIIGGGVMGEALLSRLLGQGLYTAEEVVLSEPSPERRQVLFEQHSIKTTDNNREVLEASNVVLLAIKPQVFDIVSKDFQGVRCEIPPLVLSILAGVPLSKLESAMPGWPVVRAMPNTPATVGRGMTAIALGTRTLTEHGDLAQKIFAAMGQVVKVPEAMLDAVTGLSGSGPGYVAIVIEALADGGVAAGLPRAIANQLALQTVLGTAELIQKTGMHPAELKDRVTSPGGTTIAGIACLEELGLRSALIEAVRTASSRSRELGKPANGKPLS encoded by the coding sequence TTGTCTGTAAGACTTGGCATTATCGGTGGCGGGGTGATGGGCGAAGCCCTGTTATCCCGCCTTCTTGGTCAGGGCCTGTATACCGCTGAAGAAGTGGTACTTAGTGAGCCTTCGCCCGAACGCCGGCAGGTACTCTTCGAGCAGCATTCAATCAAGACAACAGATAACAATCGAGAAGTCCTTGAGGCGAGTAATGTTGTGTTACTTGCTATCAAGCCCCAAGTTTTTGACATAGTTTCTAAGGACTTTCAAGGTGTGCGCTGTGAGATACCGCCTTTGGTCCTTTCTATTCTAGCTGGGGTGCCCCTGTCTAAGCTGGAATCGGCAATGCCTGGCTGGCCTGTCGTGCGAGCGATGCCGAATACACCTGCTACAGTAGGCCGTGGGATGACAGCGATCGCGCTCGGGACTCGTACGCTTACCGAACACGGTGATCTCGCTCAGAAAATCTTCGCGGCGATGGGACAAGTGGTGAAGGTACCCGAAGCCATGTTAGATGCGGTCACCGGACTCTCTGGCTCTGGCCCTGGCTATGTGGCAATCGTGATCGAAGCACTAGCAGATGGCGGGGTAGCTGCTGGCTTACCCCGGGCTATTGCCAATCAGCTCGCATTGCAGACTGTACTAGGGACCGCTGAGCTGATTCAGAAAACAGGGATGCATCCAGCTGAGTTGAAAGACCGGGTAACAAGTCCTGGTGGAACAACAATTGCGGGCATTGCCTGTCTAGAGGAATTAGGATTGCGCTCTGCTTTGATCGAGGCGGTACGAACAGCCAGTTCGCGATCGCGTGAGCTAGGTAAGCCTGCGAATGGAAAGCCACTTAGCTAA
- a CDS encoding DUF3086 domain-containing protein, with the protein MPTEDTTPYEETENIDSASDEATSEAPSSASSTPTPTASTPLGLKRSDRGIRSSRTPASSGSATGAKLSSTQPFDSQVAIDQMVRQGLRELEKRRGALQYEIEQLERQKAELEEEMRSSFAGSSQDIAIRVQGFKDYLIGSLQDLATAAEQINLVSQPVVEPPAPSAEISSAAIPEATQEGTVIPLAAQRFAEQRDRIHSLLDQYRTRPDYYGPPWQLRRTFEPIHAERTANWFFTQGGRGAVKSMSSRLQNVLVASAAISCLYALYDRRLCVLVLATTPERLGEWRRWLQDCLGIARADFGTNRGVMLFESAEPMAQRAERLIDNGRLPFLIMDEAERKVSFSLLQYPLWLGFAPDPANSSTDYDYY; encoded by the coding sequence GTGCCCACAGAAGACACTACTCCTTACGAAGAGACAGAGAATATTGACAGTGCTTCTGATGAGGCTACTTCAGAAGCACCTAGTTCGGCTTCATCGACACCGACACCTACTGCCAGTACACCGCTAGGTCTTAAACGCTCTGATCGAGGCATCCGTAGCAGCCGCACCCCAGCCTCTAGCGGGTCAGCTACAGGAGCTAAGCTATCAAGCACTCAGCCATTTGATAGCCAAGTAGCCATTGACCAAATGGTCCGTCAGGGTTTGCGCGAGCTAGAAAAACGGCGAGGCGCTTTGCAGTATGAGATTGAGCAGTTAGAGCGACAAAAGGCCGAACTAGAAGAAGAAATGCGCTCTAGCTTCGCTGGTTCATCTCAAGATATCGCTATTCGAGTTCAAGGCTTCAAAGATTACCTAATTGGCAGCCTACAAGATTTGGCAACGGCCGCTGAGCAGATCAATTTGGTCTCTCAGCCCGTAGTAGAGCCACCGGCGCCTAGTGCTGAGATATCATCGGCTGCTATACCAGAAGCTACCCAGGAAGGGACTGTGATCCCTCTGGCAGCGCAGCGATTTGCTGAACAGCGCGATCGCATTCATAGCTTGTTAGACCAATACCGCACTCGCCCTGATTATTACGGCCCTCCCTGGCAGCTCAGGCGCACCTTTGAGCCGATTCACGCTGAACGCACTGCTAACTGGTTTTTCACCCAAGGGGGACGCGGCGCGGTTAAAAGTATGAGTAGCCGTCTGCAAAATGTGTTGGTAGCTTCGGCTGCAATTTCTTGTTTGTATGCCCTGTACGACCGGCGACTATGCGTACTGGTGCTGGCGACAACACCTGAGCGTTTAGGAGAGTGGCGACGCTGGCTGCAAGACTGCTTGGGTATTGCCCGTGCCGATTTTGGTACGAACCGAGGGGTGATGCTATTTGAATCTGCAGAGCCAATGGCACAGCGAGCTGAGCGGCTAATAGACAACGGTAGACTGCCTTTTTTGATCATGGATGAAGCAGAAAGAAAAGTAAGTTTTTCTTTGTTGCAGTATCCCCTTTGGCTTGGGTTCGCGCCCGATCCTGCTAATTCCTCTACCGATTATGACTATTACTAA
- the plsY gene encoding glycerol-3-phosphate 1-O-acyltransferase PlsY: MSGSTIALLSLASLIAYLLGSIPTGFLLAKALRGIDIREHGSGNTGATNVFRVMGKGAGIAALVIDLSKGITAVLLMRWLVTHSDLFGSRLSEISDQAAAWAYVLAAALAVLGHSKSVWLGFTGGKSAATGLGVLLALTWPVALSVASVFGVAVGISRTVSVGSIAAAMSVVVFMWLTGQPIAYVWLAIAGGLYVVLRHRSNIVRLLEGTEPKTFGS; this comes from the coding sequence ATGTCAGGCTCAACGATTGCGCTCCTATCGCTAGCTTCGCTAATCGCCTACCTTTTGGGCTCTATTCCAACCGGCTTCTTGCTGGCTAAGGCACTACGAGGCATTGATATTCGAGAGCACGGTTCGGGTAATACAGGTGCGACCAATGTCTTTAGGGTGATGGGCAAAGGCGCTGGGATTGCAGCATTAGTGATCGATTTATCAAAAGGTATCACAGCAGTTCTATTGATGCGCTGGCTGGTGACTCATTCTGATCTATTCGGCTCTAGGCTAAGCGAGATCTCTGATCAAGCAGCGGCTTGGGCCTATGTTTTAGCAGCAGCGCTGGCAGTGCTTGGTCATAGTAAGTCAGTTTGGTTAGGGTTTACAGGCGGTAAGTCGGCAGCAACTGGATTAGGTGTGCTGTTAGCGCTGACCTGGCCTGTAGCCTTGAGTGTTGCATCGGTATTTGGCGTTGCAGTAGGCATTTCGCGAACGGTGTCCGTAGGCTCGATTGCAGCGGCAATGTCCGTGGTAGTGTTTATGTGGCTGACCGGTCAGCCGATAGCGTATGTTTGGCTAGCGATCGCAGGTGGCCTATATGTTGTGCTTCGTCATCGTAGCAACATCGTCAGACTGCTAGAAGGCACTGAGCCTAAAACCTTTGGTAGCTAG
- a CDS encoding DUF3119 family protein — protein sequence MTSTTNANITTTLSPSYKLPIAMVLLSLPLLFIQLAVGVVWALFSLFLLYQTKVIRLSFTPTALDISRNENLLKTFPYADWESWKIFWPTVPILFYFKEVNSIHFLPVLYDPQQLKEQLELRSPDCAV from the coding sequence GTGACTAGTACGACTAATGCCAATATCACGACAACACTAAGCCCTAGCTACAAACTACCAATCGCGATGGTTTTACTCTCTCTACCGCTGTTGTTTATCCAGCTAGCCGTCGGAGTCGTTTGGGCTTTGTTTAGTCTGTTTCTGCTTTACCAAACGAAAGTGATTCGGCTCTCGTTTACACCCACAGCACTAGATATCAGCCGTAACGAAAATCTGCTTAAAACCTTTCCCTATGCCGACTGGGAAAGTTGGAAAATCTTTTGGCCTACTGTTCCCATTTTGTTCTATTTCAAAGAGGTCAATAGTATTCACTTTCTACCGGTGCTGTATGATCCTCAACAGCTCAAAGAACAATTAGAGCTACGTAGCCCTGATTGCGCTGTTTGA
- a CDS encoding MlaE family lipid ABC transporter permease subunit — translation MAPSLVPQNLAIWFQRLLSAILLGGQVIIHVISKPIHRRNTIEQMSAVGPESLLIALVTSVFVGMVFTIQVTREFITFGATTAIGGVLAITLSRELAPVLTAVVLAGRVGSAFAAEIGTMRVTEQIDALQMLRSDPVDYLVIPRVIACALMVPMLNVLAIITGLLGGLVVATTLYAIPFAVFLNSARNFLTIWDLAASLIKSLIFGVLIAVIGSSWGLTTTGGAKGVGQSTTTAVVTSLLAIFVSNFFLSWMMFQGMGAAFVGN, via the coding sequence ATGGCCCCCTCTCTTGTTCCGCAGAATCTTGCGATTTGGTTTCAGCGACTGCTCTCGGCTATTTTACTAGGTGGGCAGGTGATTATTCATGTCATCTCTAAACCCATTCATCGCCGCAACACAATAGAGCAAATGTCGGCAGTTGGTCCAGAGTCACTGCTGATTGCGCTAGTCACCTCTGTGTTTGTGGGGATGGTCTTTACTATTCAGGTTACTCGCGAATTTATTACATTTGGAGCGACTACAGCTATCGGCGGCGTGCTAGCGATCACGCTTTCTAGAGAGCTAGCACCCGTTCTTACCGCGGTGGTACTCGCTGGTCGGGTCGGCTCAGCCTTTGCTGCAGAGATTGGCACAATGAGAGTGACTGAGCAAATCGACGCGCTGCAAATGCTCAGAAGCGACCCAGTAGATTACTTAGTCATTCCTCGAGTCATCGCCTGCGCCCTGATGGTGCCAATGCTCAATGTGCTAGCTATTATCACTGGCTTACTAGGGGGCTTGGTTGTGGCTACGACGCTCTATGCCATTCCCTTTGCAGTGTTTCTCAATTCGGCTCGCAACTTCCTGACTATCTGGGACTTAGCCGCTTCTCTTATCAAATCATTGATTTTTGGCGTATTGATTGCTGTTATTGGCTCTAGCTGGGGATTGACAACAACAGGAGGCGCTAAGGGTGTTGGACAGTCAACAACGACAGCGGTGGTCACTTCGCTGCTGGCTATCTTTGTCAGCAATTTCTTTTTGTCCTGGATGATGTTCCAGGGTATGGGCGCAGCTTTCGTCGGTAATTAG
- a CDS encoding pitrilysin family protein — protein sequence MGFWVQRRTVWLRLVAIALIVGFSFSTSPSPALASSFNLNVAPYVAPSITYQGARTNTHPIAQSGVIAQANVSTNSIQPYLDRVADAVTEFTLPNGMKFIVLEQHDAPVASVMLYANVGASYEEDGKTGVAHYLEHLAFKGTTRIGTRDYAAERVVLDQLDNVFDQLIAAEAAGEAERVSELTEQFAQLQQEAATYVEQNKFGQIIEQSGGTGLNATTSADATRYFYNLPSNKIELWFSLESERFLDPVFREFYKEKEVILEERRSRVDNSPIGQMVERFSEVAYSESPYRRPVIGYQEDLRKATRADVRAFFNTYYGPSNLIAAVVGDVDPEQIKQLADAYFGRFESRVEPPELVANEPEQIEPRSFTLQLASQPWYLEGYHRPGINDPDHVVYAIINSILTGGRTARLYKALVEPQIALDVGSANGFPGDKLSSIMLLYGLTAPNHTVEELAAGLDAELLRLQQEPVDTMTLDRVKTQARAGLLRQLDSNQGMASLLTEYEAKTGDWRNVFRELQLIEAVEASDVQRVARQTFRLENRTVGKLIPAEEAAPQSSTSSETSTPELTPETETSGLEDDEAASEVAEEASAEDTATRSATAPVAPVRGLW from the coding sequence ATGGGTTTTTGGGTTCAACGCCGCACGGTGTGGCTTCGGCTAGTTGCGATCGCGCTCATTGTTGGCTTTAGTTTTAGTACCTCTCCTTCACCCGCTCTGGCAAGTTCGTTCAATCTCAATGTGGCACCGTATGTAGCACCGTCGATTACGTATCAAGGCGCTCGGACGAACACTCACCCTATTGCTCAATCTGGCGTCATCGCGCAAGCTAATGTCTCAACGAACTCCATCCAGCCCTACTTAGACAGAGTAGCTGATGCGGTAACCGAGTTTACACTACCAAACGGTATGAAGTTCATTGTGCTAGAGCAGCATGATGCTCCTGTTGCGTCGGTCATGCTCTATGCCAACGTCGGCGCTTCGTATGAAGAAGATGGAAAGACAGGAGTTGCCCATTATCTAGAGCATCTGGCCTTTAAGGGAACAACTCGAATCGGTACTCGCGACTACGCAGCTGAAAGAGTAGTACTAGACCAGCTAGACAACGTTTTCGATCAGCTGATTGCCGCTGAAGCTGCAGGAGAGGCGGAAAGGGTAAGCGAACTGACTGAACAGTTTGCACAGCTACAACAAGAGGCTGCCACCTATGTAGAGCAAAATAAGTTTGGTCAAATTATTGAGCAGTCAGGCGGTACTGGACTAAACGCAACGACTTCCGCTGATGCCACGCGCTATTTCTACAACCTACCTTCGAACAAGATAGAGCTGTGGTTCTCGTTGGAGTCCGAACGTTTCCTAGATCCGGTTTTTAGAGAATTTTACAAAGAGAAAGAGGTGATCTTAGAAGAGCGTCGTAGCCGAGTAGATAATTCCCCTATCGGTCAGATGGTCGAGCGATTTTCCGAGGTTGCCTACAGTGAGAGTCCTTATCGTCGTCCAGTCATTGGCTACCAAGAAGACCTTCGCAAAGCAACTCGTGCTGACGTTCGAGCGTTCTTTAATACTTACTATGGTCCGAGCAATCTCATTGCAGCAGTAGTAGGCGATGTAGATCCTGAGCAGATCAAGCAGCTAGCAGACGCTTACTTTGGCCGCTTCGAGTCTAGGGTAGAACCGCCAGAGCTGGTTGCCAATGAGCCTGAGCAGATCGAGCCTCGTTCGTTCACCCTCCAACTGGCTTCTCAGCCATGGTATCTAGAAGGCTATCACCGACCGGGAATCAACGATCCTGACCATGTGGTGTATGCAATTATCAACAGCATCTTGACAGGTGGACGCACAGCTAGGCTCTACAAGGCATTGGTAGAGCCACAAATCGCACTGGATGTCGGCAGCGCTAATGGCTTCCCTGGAGACAAGCTATCTTCTATCATGCTGCTCTATGGGTTGACTGCGCCAAACCACACGGTAGAGGAGTTAGCAGCGGGATTAGATGCCGAGCTATTGCGTTTGCAGCAAGAGCCCGTAGATACCATGACGCTAGATCGAGTAAAGACTCAGGCACGCGCTGGACTGTTGCGGCAGCTAGATTCTAATCAAGGAATGGCTAGCCTGCTAACAGAATATGAGGCCAAGACTGGTGACTGGCGGAATGTGTTTCGTGAGCTTCAGCTGATAGAAGCGGTCGAGGCCTCGGATGTACAGCGGGTTGCTAGACAGACATTTCGCCTTGAAAATCGAACTGTAGGCAAGCTGATCCCGGCTGAAGAGGCAGCACCACAAAGTTCTACATCATCTGAAACTTCAACCCCTGAACTCACACCAGAAACGGAGACATCTGGGCTGGAGGATGATGAAGCTGCTTCGGAGGTTGCTGAAGAGGCAAGTGCCGAAGACACGGCTACTCGTTCAGCTACAGCACCAGTAGCTCCAGTTAGAGGACTTTGGTAG
- a CDS encoding pitrilysin family protein codes for MGLFSGRSRERFIPLLFLAVATCAALLTLSWPRPAQAIEPKPYEELVFPTLGEIQIPEYERYELDNGLVVYLMEDHDLPLVSGSATFRTGAYLESFEQTGLAGITGQAMRLGGTVNHAPDELNQLLEQRAASVETSIGDTSGTAGFSTLTEDLEAVFELYADVIMQPAFDETQIALIEGRTEGSISRRNDDPADIASREFRKLIYGDESPYARTVEYESLENISHEDIVSFYERTITPENTILGIVGDFDPDQMKTLIAQTLGNWQAGDGSVIAPPPEGLQQKTGLFFVNQPQLTQSTIHIGHIGGELRNPYHASMTVLNEVLNGFGGRLFNEIRSRQGLAYSVYAFWSPRFDYNGIFIGGGSTRSEATVPFIQSMYQELEKVQKELISETELAFAKDSVLNSFVFNFQTPNQTLSRLIRYEYYDYPTDFVFQFREGVEQATTASVLEAAQVNLDPQKLITIVVGNTAEIEPDLATLGMDPVAIDVTIPNPTT; via the coding sequence ATGGGTTTATTCTCAGGGCGATCGCGCGAACGTTTTATCCCTCTGTTGTTTTTGGCGGTGGCAACCTGTGCGGCGCTACTGACACTATCATGGCCAAGGCCTGCTCAAGCAATAGAGCCCAAGCCTTATGAAGAGCTAGTGTTTCCGACTTTAGGGGAGATTCAAATTCCCGAATACGAGCGCTATGAGCTAGACAACGGGCTGGTGGTCTATCTGATGGAAGATCATGACCTGCCTCTAGTGAGTGGCTCGGCGACATTTCGAACAGGCGCTTATCTAGAGAGTTTTGAGCAGACAGGGTTAGCAGGCATCACCGGCCAAGCAATGCGCCTAGGGGGAACGGTTAATCATGCACCTGACGAGCTCAATCAGCTTTTAGAACAAAGGGCTGCATCGGTAGAAACCTCAATTGGTGATACGTCTGGTACGGCTGGATTTTCTACGCTGACAGAGGATTTAGAAGCCGTGTTTGAGCTGTATGCAGACGTGATCATGCAGCCGGCTTTCGATGAGACGCAAATAGCCTTGATAGAAGGCAGAACGGAAGGGAGCATTTCTCGTCGTAACGACGATCCAGCAGATATCGCATCACGAGAGTTTCGCAAGCTGATCTATGGCGATGAAAGTCCATATGCTCGCACGGTTGAGTATGAAAGCTTAGAGAACATTAGCCACGAGGACATCGTTAGCTTTTATGAGCGAACCATCACCCCTGAAAATACAATTTTGGGGATTGTAGGTGACTTTGATCCGGACCAGATGAAGACGCTAATCGCCCAGACATTGGGGAATTGGCAAGCGGGGGATGGAAGTGTGATCGCCCCACCTCCAGAAGGCCTGCAGCAAAAAACAGGATTGTTCTTTGTTAACCAGCCGCAGCTAACCCAAAGCACCATTCATATCGGTCATATCGGCGGTGAACTGCGTAACCCCTACCACGCTTCAATGACGGTGCTCAATGAAGTGCTTAACGGTTTCGGCGGACGTCTTTTCAACGAAATCCGCTCGCGGCAAGGGCTAGCCTACAGTGTGTATGCTTTCTGGAGCCCTAGATTTGACTACAACGGCATTTTTATTGGTGGCGGCTCGACGCGCTCAGAAGCCACCGTTCCTTTTATCCAGTCAATGTATCAAGAACTGGAAAAAGTACAGAAAGAACTCATTAGCGAGACAGAACTAGCCTTTGCCAAAGATTCTGTGCTCAATAGCTTTGTCTTTAACTTCCAAACGCCAAACCAAACCCTATCACGGTTGATTCGCTACGAGTATTACGACTATCCTACTGACTTTGTTTTTCAGTTTAGAGAGGGGGTAGAACAGGCAACAACAGCAAGTGTGTTGGAGGCGGCTCAGGTAAATTTAGATCCGCAGAAGTTGATTACGATTGTGGTAGGCAACACTGCAGAGATTGAACCAGATCTAGCTACCTTAGGTATGGACCCTGTCGCAATTGATGTGACGATTCCAAACCCAACAACATAG
- the pruA gene encoding L-glutamate gamma-semialdehyde dehydrogenase, protein MVINASRAVTESSAQADYEEKTQAIARQLLSDSRGKGSLFSSVVTKMRDQLRWDDKLLAWTMENPGLRVQMFRLIDCLPALTTKAEIASHFQEYLGDASVELPQALKSLLNFADPNSMPAQVAATTLSGAVETLARKYIAGENIKQALKSIEQLRKQSMAFTMDLLGEAVVTEREAEAYLNQYLELMAQLTEAAESWKPVAKLDAAEGKPLAKVQVSVKLTAFYSQFDPLDVEGSKAKVGERVRTLLRRAEALGVAVHFDMEQYRYKDATLAALKQLLMEEEFRSRSDIGMTLQAYLRDSYRDLEDLIGWAKSRGTPITLRLVKGAYWDQETITARQNYWPTPVYNHKSSTDANFERMTRLLLENHQYLYAAIGSHNVRSQALAMAITQTLDIPARNVEFQVLYGMADSLANALVKQGHRVRVYCPYGELIPGMAYLIRRLLENTANSSFLRQNLEERPAEELLAIPQWGPGDADSDADSTSGLTPIALSDSPVTRINPAADTDYAVAQKRSAADAALEAIQKQIGKTYRPLIDGEYVQTSETVQSVNPSRPAQLVGTVGQIDIEQANSAIASAKTAFETWKRTPVKERAAIINRAADLLEERRHELNAWMVLEGGKPLQQADAEVSEAADFCRYYAAEMERLDQEIDYDVAGERDRYFYRPKGIVLVISPWNFPLAIPTGMTVAALVTGNCALLKPAAVTSVIAAKLSEIFVDAGIPKGVFQYVPGRGSTVGSHMVKHPDVHMIVFTGSQEVGCQIYADAAILQPGQKHLKRVVAEMGGKNAIIVDESADLDQAVQGVVYSAFGYSGQKCSACSRVIVVASIYETFVARVIEATKSLNVGDAVLPSTKVGPVIDAAAQQQIRDYIEKGKSEATLALELPSPEPGYFVGPVIFTDVDPQSTIAQEEIFGPVLAVIKADSFEAGLAIANNTNYALTGGLYSRTPSHIERAYADFEVGNLYINRTITGAIVARQPFGGFKLSGVGSKAGGPDYLLQFLDPRTVTENVQRQGFAPIEGMD, encoded by the coding sequence ATGGTTATCAATGCATCTCGCGCGGTTACAGAGTCTTCGGCCCAGGCTGATTATGAAGAAAAAACTCAGGCGATCGCGCGTCAGCTATTATCTGATAGCCGAGGCAAGGGATCGCTTTTCTCGTCCGTTGTCACCAAGATGCGTGATCAGCTTCGGTGGGATGACAAGCTGCTAGCTTGGACGATGGAGAATCCGGGCCTGCGAGTGCAGATGTTTCGTCTGATCGACTGTTTACCAGCACTGACGACTAAGGCCGAAATCGCTAGCCATTTTCAAGAGTATTTAGGTGATGCCAGCGTAGAGCTACCCCAGGCGCTAAAGAGTCTGCTCAACTTCGCAGATCCTAACTCTATGCCCGCACAGGTGGCTGCTACGACCCTATCTGGAGCGGTAGAGACACTCGCTCGTAAGTATATTGCTGGTGAGAATATCAAACAGGCACTCAAGAGTATTGAGCAACTGCGAAAGCAGTCTATGGCGTTCACAATGGATTTGCTAGGTGAGGCAGTCGTTACCGAGCGCGAAGCCGAAGCTTATTTGAATCAGTATTTAGAGCTGATGGCGCAGCTTACCGAGGCCGCTGAAAGCTGGAAACCCGTTGCTAAGCTAGATGCTGCTGAAGGAAAGCCTTTGGCAAAAGTGCAGGTCTCTGTCAAGCTAACGGCCTTTTACTCTCAGTTTGATCCGCTAGATGTAGAAGGCTCTAAAGCCAAAGTTGGTGAACGCGTTCGGACGCTGTTACGCAGAGCCGAAGCGTTGGGTGTGGCTGTTCACTTTGATATGGAGCAGTATCGCTACAAGGACGCAACGCTAGCGGCTTTAAAGCAGCTTCTGATGGAAGAAGAGTTCCGCTCTCGCTCTGATATTGGCATGACGCTACAGGCATACTTACGCGATAGCTATCGCGACCTTGAAGATCTCATTGGATGGGCCAAAAGCCGAGGAACCCCTATCACGCTGCGTCTAGTTAAAGGCGCCTATTGGGATCAAGAAACCATCACAGCGCGGCAGAACTACTGGCCGACGCCAGTTTACAATCACAAATCTTCGACCGATGCCAACTTCGAGCGGATGACTCGGCTGCTGTTAGAGAATCATCAGTATCTGTATGCAGCTATTGGTAGCCATAACGTGCGATCGCAAGCGCTGGCTATGGCGATCACCCAAACGCTTGATATTCCTGCTCGCAATGTCGAGTTTCAAGTGCTGTACGGCATGGCCGATAGCCTTGCAAACGCGCTGGTAAAACAAGGTCATCGTGTCCGAGTTTACTGTCCCTATGGTGAGCTGATTCCCGGTATGGCTTACCTAATTCGCCGCCTTCTAGAAAATACGGCGAATAGTTCCTTCTTGCGACAAAACTTGGAAGAGCGCCCTGCTGAGGAGCTACTGGCGATTCCGCAGTGGGGGCCAGGCGATGCCGATAGCGATGCTGATAGTACGAGCGGCCTGACCCCAATCGCGCTGTCGGATTCTCCTGTGACCCGAATCAATCCTGCTGCTGATACAGACTACGCAGTCGCTCAAAAAAGAAGCGCTGCTGATGCTGCTCTAGAAGCGATTCAAAAACAGATTGGCAAAACCTACAGACCCCTGATTGACGGGGAGTATGTGCAGACTTCTGAAACAGTTCAGTCGGTGAATCCTTCTCGTCCAGCGCAGTTGGTAGGGACGGTAGGTCAAATCGATATTGAACAGGCAAATAGTGCGATCGCGTCGGCTAAAACGGCTTTTGAGACTTGGAAGCGTACGCCTGTAAAAGAGCGAGCGGCTATTATTAACCGGGCTGCGGATTTGCTAGAAGAGCGTCGTCATGAGCTGAATGCTTGGATGGTATTAGAAGGTGGAAAGCCTCTACAGCAGGCAGATGCAGAAGTATCAGAGGCCGCGGATTTCTGTCGGTATTACGCCGCCGAAATGGAGCGCCTAGACCAAGAGATTGACTACGATGTGGCAGGAGAGCGCGATCGCTACTTCTATCGGCCCAAAGGCATCGTGCTAGTCATCTCTCCCTGGAACTTTCCACTAGCGATTCCAACTGGTATGACCGTTGCCGCATTAGTTACTGGCAACTGTGCTCTGCTGAAGCCAGCAGCCGTCACTTCTGTGATTGCGGCTAAGCTGAGCGAGATATTTGTCGATGCGGGCATTCCTAAAGGGGTTTTCCAATACGTCCCTGGGCGGGGATCAACTGTGGGATCGCACATGGTCAAGCATCCTGATGTTCACATGATTGTGTTCACGGGTTCACAAGAAGTGGGCTGTCAAATCTATGCAGATGCGGCCATTTTGCAGCCAGGGCAGAAACACCTAAAGCGAGTCGTCGCGGAGATGGGGGGTAAGAACGCCATTATCGTGGACGAAAGCGCCGATCTTGATCAAGCCGTTCAAGGCGTTGTGTATTCTGCCTTTGGATACAGTGGACAAAAGTGTTCTGCGTGCTCTCGGGTGATTGTTGTTGCTTCTATTTACGAGACTTTTGTTGCCAGGGTGATCGAAGCGACAAAGTCTTTGAACGTAGGTGATGCGGTTCTGCCGAGTACCAAAGTAGGACCAGTGATTGATGCCGCTGCGCAGCAGCAGATTCGAGACTACATTGAGAAAGGCAAATCCGAGGCAACGCTTGCACTAGAACTCCCTTCGCCTGAGCCTGGATATTTTGTCGGTCCAGTGATTTTTACCGATGTCGATCCCCAATCAACGATTGCTCAAGAAGAAATCTTTGGACCGGTGCTAGCGGTGATCAAGGCGGACAGTTTTGAAGCGGGACTGGCGATCGCTAACAATACCAACTATGCCTTAACGGGTGGACTCTACTCTCGCACTCCCTCTCATATTGAGCGAGCATACGCCGACTTCGAAGTCGGCAATCTATACATCAACCGCACTATCACCGGTGCTATTGTTGCTCGCCAACCCTTTGGCGGCTTCAAACTCTCTGGGGTCGGTTCCAAAGCAGGCGGCCCAGACTATCTACTGCAGTTCCTTGATCCCCGCACTGTGACAGAAAATGTCCAGCGGCAGGGCTTTGCCCCCATTGAAGGCATGGATTAA